The Heptranchias perlo isolate sHepPer1 chromosome 15, sHepPer1.hap1, whole genome shotgun sequence genome contains the following window.
AAAGATACTGAACGTTTTggaggagacagacagagactctgttgggagggggatgggaagcTCAAAAGACCAGTTGAGGTGGGGAATGGGGGAACAATGAGAGAAAAATCACATTTACCCCCTGCTGAatgggaaaggaagggagagaaaccCTGTTGTGAGGATCTTGGGCTTCAATGGCACTGGAAGGGACAGTTGCCATTTGGACTTGGTGGACCCACATTAATGTGTACTCCAactcccctcactgaccgacaCTGTTCTACTATTAGTATTAAATAACTCATGGGGCTGGGGATTCATCAGAAGTAACCCACTCTACGTAGTTTCCAGAATATCACTGAAATAATTGGGGGTTCTAGAACCAAAAGTAGCATCAGAGCAGCTGAAACATGTCTTCACACCCGCGGTGCACTATTCCAATGAGGAGCAGGCTTCACTTCACCATGGGAGATGAAAGGCGAGACCAATCACCAGCCTGCACCTGCACTTATAGTTGCTGGCTCGTCACGGGTATCTAGGCAGTACTGAAAGGGCAGCCATTTGCCAGGAACAAAGATAGAGGCTTCAATAATGCAAGTTATTTAGATCCTACCTTTGGGTGTTGCTGTGCCCACAGAGTTCAGTTTCTCAACACTACAGCTTAAGCTGCTCGCAGATGAGCCCGCACCTGTCAGTAACAAAAATGATGCATCTGAGACTATTGCTTTGTTCTACTGTTTACCCAGAATTATACAGCTTTCAGATGAAATATAAATATCAGAGGTCAGCACCCACTTCACAGATCAGACATCAGCATAGGTGGTGGAGTCTATTCTGTAGCAGTTCCAGAATGAAAATCTCTTTAAAATTATATGTTAGAaagtgtccagtcctcaccaAGATGTTTGCTCCTTACCCAACACCACAAACAGGTTATTTATCTCAAATTAACCAGTCagttatctaattgctgtttgtgggatcttgctgtgcgcaaattagctgctgtgtttctttGAATTACTACagtttaaaagtatttcattggctgtgaagcactttgggacatcccaaggtcatgaaagggactatatgaatgcaagttctttctatgatTGGAAGTGGTGCTACTCTCAACCACGATTATCAAAGACATGGGATGTGTTGCTGTCCCACCCGAATTCATGCCATCGCTGTCAAAATGAATCTCAAGTAAAAGaatgaacgtgcatttatatagcgcctttcacaacctcatgacgtcccaaagcgcttcacagccaataaagcatatttgcagtgtagtcactgttgtaatgtaggaaacgtagcagcaaATTTACgatcagcaatgtcccacaaacagcaatgagataatatccagatcatctgttttagtgatgttggttgagggataaatattggccagggcaccagggagaaccctgttgctcttctttgaattgtgccgtgggatcttttacatccacctgagagggcagacggggcctcggtttaacggctcatccaaaagacgatacctccgacagcgcagcctgAAAATATTTGAGCCATTAGGTAAAACCCATTCTAATAAAAAGAATAGTTTTATGTAAAAGGAGATTAACTCTTCAAaggaatgaagaaaaaaaattgaggcAGTTTAGAGCTCACAATATGATAAACTTTAGTGTTTATCGAATCCCAGCTCAGTGACATGGCATATATTTTAACACAAATAGAAACCCAATCCTATCTGAAAGAATAAATGCCAATTTGTGCATTTTAGAGTTGCGGTAGACTGGAGCTCGATTGCATTTGGAGTTCCCACTGCTATAAATAAAAGACAACGTTTGCCAGATTAAAGACCACAAACCAATTTAGGCCGATTCATACAGAAATGCTGAAGTCAAGCTTTGCTTGGGACCAGGGAGAAAAAACGTTTAAATAGAATGGTGGCACTTTTGTTTTGGGGAGCtaataaattggggaaaggcatcCTATATAACTTTATAAAAATGGAGAGTTTAAGACCCATTTTGTAGTGTGACAGTAGAACAAGGTTCCTTGGAGTGGGCAACTCATAGTGTGGCCATGAATACAGCAACTTAAAACAGCGAACTCCACTTGGGTGAAGTGAAGTTTTGGCAAGCAACCGTACTCTGTTCTGTGGGTGCGGTAATGTCGTGGTGATACAGGACTAATGATCCAGAGGGCGAGATTAAAAATTcagatgtgagttcaaatctcaccatgacagtctgagaatttgaattcagtttttttaaaaatctggaaatagaaaTTTGGTCTCagtaagtgaccatgaagctgtcggattgtcataaaaacccaactggttcactaatgtcctttaggaaaggaaacctgccatccttacccagtctggtttATATGTGACtcagtcccacatcaatgtggttgactcttaacagccCTCCGTAAAGACCTACCAACCCACTCAGTCATATAGAACCACTCAAGAAGGCTCACAACCACCTTTTCTGGGCAACTagagttgggcaataaatgtcagcgatgcccacatcccgagaatgaatttttaaaaatgacatctGCCTCCAGAGCCAATAACGTAGATTTACAGATAACGTAcatcacagaagcaggccattcggcccaacaggtctatgccagtgtttacgctccaaacgagcctcctcccacccgacttcatctaatccgatcggcataaccttctattcctttctccctcataagcCTCAGTCACGTTTTTACAGACATTAGCatcaaaaaaatatatttccaaTCCAACACTGTGAGCACATCAGTCTCCTCTTGATATTGAATCCCCTGAAACAAACATTTCCTGCTAACTATGAACTCTGCTTAACTTCATTGCAAGTTAAAGACTGCATTAATGTTTAGTCAGCAATGAATCCGCAGCACACTGCGAGCAAATCCCAAGACCTGCATACACTAAAATATCAAGTATATGCCATTTGGCCAGTtctgaatttaaaacagaaacattTGAACTGTAACTGTAGAAGTTAATTGTTCACCGCCCCCTCCCATTCACATGGGGTTACCAAGAGCTTAATACTCCCAAAAACTCGGCATTACTCACTCTCCGAGTCATCGATTCCACTGTCACCAGCACTGGTAGCACCCATCCTCTTCATTTGATCCAAGTGCTTCTCATACAGGACACCAGTGTTTGCAGAACAGGAGAGGTCTTCAATGACCTCATTGAATTCATTCAGGACAGCATCAAATTCATCCTCATTCCAcactgaaagttttttttaaaagtcacatTTGGTTGAGTTACTGTGCTAAAATATAATAGTCATAACACGCTCAcactaacatttaaaaaaaacatttgccaTCTAATATCAAGCAATCCAACCGTAATTTGTAGGTTTTATGATTCACTCCATACAGTCATTTCATAACatagggtgtcagctgtggctcactcTTGCCTCAAGTCAgtcagtttgtgggttcaagtcctactccagagaattgagcacataatttaaactgacactccagtgcagtactgagggagtgctgtactgtcggaggtgccatcttttggatcagacgttaaaccgaggccccatctaccctcgcaggtggatgtaaaagatcccatggcagtatttctaagaagagcaggggagctctccccggtgccctggccaatatttatccctcaatcaaaatcactaaaaaacagattatctggtcattatctcattgctgtctgtgggatcttgctgtgagtaaAGTGACAGTGACATTTAATTCATTGTAAAgccccttgggatgtcctgagtttgtgaaaggtgctgtataaatgcaaatcttttggttttttttttactgtagccAGCACAGGACTTGGTTTCTGATCTCTGCCACAATCCTAGGTGGAAGGCAATGAATGAGGGACAAGGTCCACCCATCTCCCAGTGCTAAAGAAAACACACCAGCATAGATCTGCAACCGATCGACAGATGCCTTTTCCGCCAAGTATGGTGCGCAATACAAAGCCTTGGGCACAATCACTATAAAGGCTCCATTCCAGAATATAGCCCAGACTACTGGTGGATTACCCCACCACGTTCAATTAGGAAATACAACCTCCAGGACTGGAGGCCACAATCAGCAGCAGTCTGAAGTAGAGCCACATCagtcataagaaattggagcaggagtaggccaatcggcccctcgagcctgctccgccattcaataagatcatggctgatctgatcccaaccacaaatctaaagaacacaagaagtcggagcaggacccggccacatagcccctgggccctctccgccacccacagggcattgaccgatccgaactcagcttcatgtccaatttcctttcCAGTCAGGACTGCGTTCCCTGCCAAAGGCAAAGGCACTGTTCTACAAACTGCACGTCAGCCAGGAGGCCTTGCTGCATCTGCCCATGCCAACTTCATCCAATCAGATTTTGTTGGCGAGCCCCACAGGGAGAATGAATGGAGCTTAAGGGGCCTTTATCCTTACATTGTGAATGAGTTCTCAGCACAAGTCCTGCGAATAATCAGCAGCACAGTCCTGCTAATTCTGCAATCTTAGTGTCCAGGCAACCTGCAGCAGTCAGCTCAGGGATTGGACCTAGGAGCTTGGCAGGTGTACACAGTTGGTTTTATTCtaatttctttttattcattctggggatgtgggcgtcaatgacaaggccggcatttattgccaatccccagtcccctcgagaaggtggtggtgagccgccttcttgaaccactgcagtccgtgtggtgaaggttctcccactgtgctgttaggaagggagttccaggattttgacccagcgacgatgaaggaacggcgatatatttccaagtcgggatggtgtgtgacttggaggggaacgtgcaggtggtgttgttcccatgtacctgttgcccttgtccatttaggtggtacaggtcgcgggtttgggaggtgctgtcgaagaagccttagcgagttgctgcagtgcatcctgtggatggtgcacactgcagccacagtgcgccggtggtgaagggagtgaatgtttagggtggtggatggggtgccaatcaagcgggctgctttgtcctggatggtgtcgatctcAGTATTAGTAAGAGGGCAGGAACAGCATTCGCCTTGCGGGACTCTTCGGTGCCCTTAAATTATCTCTTCCTTCTATCACTGGATCCACTTGAGGCCCCTGACTGGCTCATGCAATTATATAGGTTTCCCAGTCCTAACAGACTTCTGTAAAACGGCACAGTGGCCGTGAACATGAGCTCCAATCCCACCAATGGCAAGTTGAACTCaacaaatctggtaatttgtgagctggcaccagaaaaatgatcataaaagctgctggattgtctaAAATAAAATCCAACTGGTTTCAGGGAGACAATCTTGCCTACACGTGACTCCGGTCCTCTTCTGGAGCTTTTAACTTAATGCCTTCAGGGCAACAAAGATTTTGCTGCCTCACCATTgccacccatatcccaagaacaatttttttaaaaacactttaaGCTGGAATAAAAGATTGGCGAATGATCAGCACGGTATAAGGGAGGGTGATCAGCAACAGGCTACTAATCCCAAAGTTTCAGACCACACAGCCCAGCGCTGGCCCGAGGAAACTGGAACTCGATACAGAAACACAAGCTTGTACTTGGGGACCGATCGAGGAGCGCTGCTAACTTCACCATCCGCGGTCACCACTGGGTCAGTAACTTTAAacacctccctccatccatcccaaCACCGAGACACACGGCGCCTCCAATACCGGGTTAGAGCCGGGGCAAAGCGAGATGTGACCGAGACCGATGTCCGACTCAGTCTCGGTCCCGGCTCCAGTCTCAGTCTCGGTCTCGGTGCCAGTCTCAGTCCCTGTCTCAGTCCCTGTCTCAGTCCCTGTCTCGGTGCCAGTCCCGGCTCCAGTCTCAGTCCCAGTCTTGGTGCCAGTCTCGGCTCCAGTCTCAGTctcggtgcc
Protein-coding sequences here:
- the LOC137332672 gene encoding regulator of cell cycle RGCC-like; translated protein: MSSAEADKSVWNEDEFDAVLNEFNEVIEDLSCSANTGVLYEKHLDQMKRMGATSAGDSGIDDSESAGSSASSLSCSVEKLNSVGTATPKAKLGDTRELEDFIANLDQTIAEMM